The nucleotide sequence TAACATCAAAAGTTGATAGCGGTGATATAATTTCACGCAAATTAGTTTCTTATTACTTTTGGGAGAATGAAAAGGATATTTTTCTTAAGTTAACTAATATTATTCCTGAACTTTTAAATGATCTTGTTGACTATAAAAGAGGACAATTAAGAGTTGTAAGGAACATAGAAAATAAATATTATTATCCTCCTGTTAAAGAAGATGATTATACTTTTGATTTAAAAAATGATCCTCCAAATATACTTTTTAATAAAGTAAGAGCTCAAGCTAGATATAAAGGTGCTAAGCTAATATACAAAAATAAGGTATATTACGTGAAAAAATTATATTTTACTCAGAAACCAAACATTAGTGATAAAAAAATAATTCCTTACAAAAATAACATTTTTATAGTATTGGAAGAATTCACGGAGGAGAATCTAAGTTGAAATGTGCTATAATGCAGCCAACATATAACCCATGGATAGGCTACTTTGATTTAATGGGCAGCATTGATGTTTTTGTATACTTAGATGATGTCCAACTTGTCCGTAGAAGTTGGCAAGTTAGAAATAGAATTAAAACATCCCAAGGTGAATTATTTTTATCTATACCATTAAAAAAAACATCACGAAGAGAAGAAGTCAAAATTAAAGATGCATACATAGATGATTCCCAGCCGTGGAGACAAAAACATCTAAAGGCAATTAATCTCAACTACAAAAAAGCACCATATTATGAAGAAGTTTTTCCTTTTGTAAAGAATTTGATAGAAGTTCCTTTTGATAAACTAACAGATTTCAACATAAATTTTATAGAAAAAGTAAAAGATAAAATTGGAATAAGAACACAAACTATTAGGAGCTATGATTTAAAAGTTGACGGAAAAAAGGACGAAAAACTATCAAACATATGTAAAAAGTTAGGATGTGATACATACATATCTCCTCAAGGTTCGGCAGAATATTTAGAAAAGGA is from Deferrivibrio essentukiensis and encodes:
- a CDS encoding WbqC family protein → MKCAIMQPTYNPWIGYFDLMGSIDVFVYLDDVQLVRRSWQVRNRIKTSQGELFLSIPLKKTSRREEVKIKDAYIDDSQPWRQKHLKAINLNYKKAPYYEEVFPFVKNLIEVPFDKLTDFNINFIEKVKDKIGIRTQTIRSYDLKVDGKKDEKLSNICKKLGCDTYISPQGSAEYLEKEKPGGLIVKNGINLFYHNYIHPAYRQVYGEFLPYMGVIDLLFNEGFDNALKIIRSGRKEPIHYLVFRKNFLQDNENENSKL
- a CDS encoding formyltransferase family protein, yielding MSFNVIYIGNLYYVPEYILMNDNLNLKGIVVERGKFDDNLFTFSLVRNIDVVEVENINKVEEFLKEKDIDFCIMCSFGKMLTESFLDLYEVYNIHYSYLPYYKGRHPTFWATINEELKVGISIHKVTSKVDSGDIISRKLVSYYFWENEKDIFLKLTNIIPELLNDLVDYKRGQLRVVRNIENKYYYPPVKEDDYTFDLKNDPPNILFNKVRAQARYKGAKLIYKNKVYYVKKLYFTQKPNISDKKIIPYKNNIFIVLEEFTEENLS